A genomic region of Anas acuta chromosome 1, bAnaAcu1.1, whole genome shotgun sequence contains the following coding sequences:
- the STARD10 gene encoding LOW QUALITY PROTEIN: START domain-containing protein 10 (The sequence of the model RefSeq protein was modified relative to this genomic sequence to represent the inferred CDS: inserted 2 bases in 2 codons), whose translation MSGRDSVQIPDDRDFRAFREECECERGWSLSYSKAGVAVWVQLLEPERSLHKIKCRMECKDVAAETLYDVLHDIEYRXKWDTNVIETFDIGRLTVNADVGYYAWKCPKPLKNRDVVTLRSWLPMGTDYIIMNYSVKHPVKYPPRKDMVRAVSIQTGYLVEGXGAKSCTITYLAQVDPKGSLPKWVVNKSSQFLAPKAMKRMYKACLKYPDWKQRHNPCLKPWLFPEQSTLPALALSELSIQHAASLENIDESSLSETKDDRGEASDEDSVN comes from the exons ATGTCGGGTCGCGATAGCGTGCAGATCCCCGACGATCGCGATTTCCGCGCGTTCCGGGAGGAGTGCGAGTGCGAGCGGGGATGGAGCCTGAGCTACAGCAAGGCGGGGGTGGCCGTCTgggtgcagctgctggagcccgAGCGCTCCCTGCACAAGATCAAG TGCAGGATGGAGTGCAAGGACGTGGCGGCGGAGACGCTGTACGACGTGCTGCACGACATCGAGTACC AGAAGTGGGACACCAACGTCATCGAGACCTTCGACATCGGCCGCCTGACCGTCAACGCCGACGTGGGCTACTACGCCT ggaagTGCCCCAAGCCCCTGAAGAACCGGGACGTCGTCACGCTGCGCTCCTGGCTGCCCATGGGCACCGACTACATCATCATGAACTACTCCGTCAAGCACCCCGTGA AATACCCACCCCGTAAGGACATGGTGCGAGCGGTGTCCATCCAGACGGGCTACCTGGTGGAGG AGGGGGCCAAGAGCTGCACCATCACCTACCTGGCACAGGTGGACCCCAAAG GCTCCCTGCCGAAATGGGTGGTGAACAAATCCTCGCAGTTCCTTGCCCCCAAG GCGATGAAGAGGATGTACAAAGCCTGCCTCAAGTACCCGGACTGGAAGCAGCGGCACAACCCCTGCCTCAAGCCCTGGCTGTTCCCGGAGCAGAGCACGCTGCCCGCCCTGGCGCTCTCCGAGCTCTCCATCCAGCACGCCGCCTCGCTGGAGAACATCGACGAGAGCTCCCTCTCCGAGACCAAAGACGACCGCGGCGAGGCCAGCGACGAGGACAGCGTTAATTGA